The proteins below are encoded in one region of Sminthopsis crassicaudata isolate SCR6 chromosome 1, ASM4859323v1, whole genome shotgun sequence:
- the C1H19orf67 gene encoding UPF0575 protein C19orf67 homolog isoform X4, translating to MASEPWFGGLLPTGVRDSLPAGDSVPGPAPTPHGGIESPWPVVPSRAGAPADAEPGGPVPGQPLASAPLPGPPQAPAPGPALLPLESMFSPITEQLRYLLKKAEDFQSYLLYRDRVQKEQLAKAMPTFLQMCQPYFLYLESAARGMPPIHGALQELVRKRLLEISQQLALRLEQLVLMYASFGFVVLEETDPLSYFLCYRDTWEDTGKSPANSCAQIQKLWSIGRWVPLGPGQDGSSDIYSWILCPQPPGEYQQLLTIGFEEPSHTLATDLLVQILTGQAGSAGRAPSTATGPPGWPGAPGP from the exons ATGGCCAGCGAGCCCTGGTTCGGGGGGCTTCTGCCTACCGGAGTCCGAGACTCCCTCCCAGCAGGAGACTCGGTCCCCGGACCCGCCCCTACCCCACACGGTGGAATTGAATCCCCTTGGCCTGTGGTCCCTAGTCGAGCAGGGGCTCCGGCAGATGCTGAGCCTGGGGGGCCTGTCCCAGGGCAGCCTCTGGCTTCAGCCCCGCTGCCTGGCCCGCCCCAAGCCCCCGCCCCCGGCCCTGCCCTACTGCCTCTGGAAAGTATGTTCAGCCCCATCACGGAGCAGCTCCGCTACCTGCTCAAGAAAGCGGAGGATTTCCAGAGCTACCTGCTCTACAG GGACCGGGTTCAGAAGGAGCAGTTGGCCAAGGCGATGCCAACTTTCCTGCAGATGTGCCAGCCTTACTTCCTGTACCTGGAGTCTGCTGCCAGGGGCATGCCCCCAATTCATGGGGCCCTACAAGAGCTGGTTCGGAAAAGG CTGCTAGAAATTTCCCAACAGCTGGCCCTTAGGCTGGAGCAGCTGGTGCTTATGTATGCCTCCTTCGGGTTTGTGGTACTGGAAGAGACTGATCCCCTCAG CTACTTCCTGTGTTATCGAGATACTTGGGAGGACACGGGCAAAAGTCCTGCCAACTCTTGTGCCCAGATTCAAAAGCTCTGGTCCATTGGGCGCTGGGTGCCCTTGGGCCCAGGCCAAGATGGTTCCTCCGATATCTATTCCTG GATCCTGTGCCCTCAGCCCCCGGGGGAATACCAGCAGCTGCTGACCATAGGCTTTGAGGAGCCGTCTCACACACTGGCCACCGATCTGCTAGTACAGATTCTCACGGGCCAGGCAGGGAGCGCAGGACGAGCCCCAAGTACAGCTACGGGTCCCCCTGGCTGGCCTGGGGCTCCGGGGCCCTGA
- the C1H19orf67 gene encoding UPF0575 protein C19orf67 homolog isoform X1, whose amino-acid sequence MASEPWFGGLLPTGVRDSLPAGDSVPGPAPTPHGGIESPWPVVPSRAGAPADAEPGGPVPGQPLASAPLPGPPQAPAPGPALLPLESMFSPITEQLRYLLKKAEDFQSYLLYSRDRVQKEQLAKAMPTFLQMCQPYFLYLESAARGMPPIHGALQELVRKRLLEISQQLALRLEQLVLMYASFGFVVLEETDPLSVSCFFCGKFSLGPSHQVSVFRYCSPAPYTAGRLPRYLYKKMRWNLEASPETNNRGHGPHVEYYFLCYRDTWEDTGKSPANSCAQIQKLWSIGRWVPLGPGQDGSSDIYSWILCPQPPGEYQQLLTIGFEEPSHTLATDLLVQILTGQAGSAGRAPSTATGPPGWPGAPGP is encoded by the exons ATGGCCAGCGAGCCCTGGTTCGGGGGGCTTCTGCCTACCGGAGTCCGAGACTCCCTCCCAGCAGGAGACTCGGTCCCCGGACCCGCCCCTACCCCACACGGTGGAATTGAATCCCCTTGGCCTGTGGTCCCTAGTCGAGCAGGGGCTCCGGCAGATGCTGAGCCTGGGGGGCCTGTCCCAGGGCAGCCTCTGGCTTCAGCCCCGCTGCCTGGCCCGCCCCAAGCCCCCGCCCCCGGCCCTGCCCTACTGCCTCTGGAAAGTATGTTCAGCCCCATCACGGAGCAGCTCCGCTACCTGCTCAAGAAAGCGGAGGATTTCCAGAGCTACCTGCTCTACAG CAGGGACCGGGTTCAGAAGGAGCAGTTGGCCAAGGCGATGCCAACTTTCCTGCAGATGTGCCAGCCTTACTTCCTGTACCTGGAGTCTGCTGCCAGGGGCATGCCCCCAATTCATGGGGCCCTACAAGAGCTGGTTCGGAAAAGG CTGCTAGAAATTTCCCAACAGCTGGCCCTTAGGCTGGAGCAGCTGGTGCTTATGTATGCCTCCTTCGGGTTTGTGGTACTGGAAGAGACTGATCCCCTCAG TGTCTCCTGTTTTTTCTGCGGAAAATTCTCCCTGGGCCCCTCCCATCAAGTTTCAGTTTTCCGATACTGCTCTCCGGCCCCTTACACAGCTGGCCGACTTCCCCGATACCTGTACAAGAAGATGCGCTGGAATCTAGAAGCTAGTCCTGAGACCAACAACAGGGGACATGGGCCTCATGTAGAATA CTACTTCCTGTGTTATCGAGATACTTGGGAGGACACGGGCAAAAGTCCTGCCAACTCTTGTGCCCAGATTCAAAAGCTCTGGTCCATTGGGCGCTGGGTGCCCTTGGGCCCAGGCCAAGATGGTTCCTCCGATATCTATTCCTG GATCCTGTGCCCTCAGCCCCCGGGGGAATACCAGCAGCTGCTGACCATAGGCTTTGAGGAGCCGTCTCACACACTGGCCACCGATCTGCTAGTACAGATTCTCACGGGCCAGGCAGGGAGCGCAGGACGAGCCCCAAGTACAGCTACGGGTCCCCCTGGCTGGCCTGGGGCTCCGGGGCCCTGA
- the C1H19orf67 gene encoding UPF0575 protein C19orf67 homolog isoform X3, translated as MASEPWFGGLLPTGVRDSLPAGDSVPGPAPTPHGGIESPWPVVPSRAGAPADAEPGGPVPGQPLASAPLPGPPQAPAPGPALLPLESMFSPITEQLRYLLKKAEDFQSYLLYSRDRVQKEQLAKAMPTFLQMCQPYFLYLESAARGMPPIHGALQELVRKRLLEISQQLALRLEQLVLMYASFGFVVLEETDPLSYFLCYRDTWEDTGKSPANSCAQIQKLWSIGRWVPLGPGQDGSSDIYSWILCPQPPGEYQQLLTIGFEEPSHTLATDLLVQILTGQAGSAGRAPSTATGPPGWPGAPGP; from the exons ATGGCCAGCGAGCCCTGGTTCGGGGGGCTTCTGCCTACCGGAGTCCGAGACTCCCTCCCAGCAGGAGACTCGGTCCCCGGACCCGCCCCTACCCCACACGGTGGAATTGAATCCCCTTGGCCTGTGGTCCCTAGTCGAGCAGGGGCTCCGGCAGATGCTGAGCCTGGGGGGCCTGTCCCAGGGCAGCCTCTGGCTTCAGCCCCGCTGCCTGGCCCGCCCCAAGCCCCCGCCCCCGGCCCTGCCCTACTGCCTCTGGAAAGTATGTTCAGCCCCATCACGGAGCAGCTCCGCTACCTGCTCAAGAAAGCGGAGGATTTCCAGAGCTACCTGCTCTACAG CAGGGACCGGGTTCAGAAGGAGCAGTTGGCCAAGGCGATGCCAACTTTCCTGCAGATGTGCCAGCCTTACTTCCTGTACCTGGAGTCTGCTGCCAGGGGCATGCCCCCAATTCATGGGGCCCTACAAGAGCTGGTTCGGAAAAGG CTGCTAGAAATTTCCCAACAGCTGGCCCTTAGGCTGGAGCAGCTGGTGCTTATGTATGCCTCCTTCGGGTTTGTGGTACTGGAAGAGACTGATCCCCTCAG CTACTTCCTGTGTTATCGAGATACTTGGGAGGACACGGGCAAAAGTCCTGCCAACTCTTGTGCCCAGATTCAAAAGCTCTGGTCCATTGGGCGCTGGGTGCCCTTGGGCCCAGGCCAAGATGGTTCCTCCGATATCTATTCCTG GATCCTGTGCCCTCAGCCCCCGGGGGAATACCAGCAGCTGCTGACCATAGGCTTTGAGGAGCCGTCTCACACACTGGCCACCGATCTGCTAGTACAGATTCTCACGGGCCAGGCAGGGAGCGCAGGACGAGCCCCAAGTACAGCTACGGGTCCCCCTGGCTGGCCTGGGGCTCCGGGGCCCTGA
- the C1H19orf67 gene encoding UPF0575 protein C19orf67 homolog isoform X2 encodes MASEPWFGGLLPTGVRDSLPAGDSVPGPAPTPHGGIESPWPVVPSRAGAPADAEPGGPVPGQPLASAPLPGPPQAPAPGPALLPLESMFSPITEQLRYLLKKAEDFQSYLLYRDRVQKEQLAKAMPTFLQMCQPYFLYLESAARGMPPIHGALQELVRKRLLEISQQLALRLEQLVLMYASFGFVVLEETDPLSVSCFFCGKFSLGPSHQVSVFRYCSPAPYTAGRLPRYLYKKMRWNLEASPETNNRGHGPHVEYYFLCYRDTWEDTGKSPANSCAQIQKLWSIGRWVPLGPGQDGSSDIYSWILCPQPPGEYQQLLTIGFEEPSHTLATDLLVQILTGQAGSAGRAPSTATGPPGWPGAPGP; translated from the exons ATGGCCAGCGAGCCCTGGTTCGGGGGGCTTCTGCCTACCGGAGTCCGAGACTCCCTCCCAGCAGGAGACTCGGTCCCCGGACCCGCCCCTACCCCACACGGTGGAATTGAATCCCCTTGGCCTGTGGTCCCTAGTCGAGCAGGGGCTCCGGCAGATGCTGAGCCTGGGGGGCCTGTCCCAGGGCAGCCTCTGGCTTCAGCCCCGCTGCCTGGCCCGCCCCAAGCCCCCGCCCCCGGCCCTGCCCTACTGCCTCTGGAAAGTATGTTCAGCCCCATCACGGAGCAGCTCCGCTACCTGCTCAAGAAAGCGGAGGATTTCCAGAGCTACCTGCTCTACAG GGACCGGGTTCAGAAGGAGCAGTTGGCCAAGGCGATGCCAACTTTCCTGCAGATGTGCCAGCCTTACTTCCTGTACCTGGAGTCTGCTGCCAGGGGCATGCCCCCAATTCATGGGGCCCTACAAGAGCTGGTTCGGAAAAGG CTGCTAGAAATTTCCCAACAGCTGGCCCTTAGGCTGGAGCAGCTGGTGCTTATGTATGCCTCCTTCGGGTTTGTGGTACTGGAAGAGACTGATCCCCTCAG TGTCTCCTGTTTTTTCTGCGGAAAATTCTCCCTGGGCCCCTCCCATCAAGTTTCAGTTTTCCGATACTGCTCTCCGGCCCCTTACACAGCTGGCCGACTTCCCCGATACCTGTACAAGAAGATGCGCTGGAATCTAGAAGCTAGTCCTGAGACCAACAACAGGGGACATGGGCCTCATGTAGAATA CTACTTCCTGTGTTATCGAGATACTTGGGAGGACACGGGCAAAAGTCCTGCCAACTCTTGTGCCCAGATTCAAAAGCTCTGGTCCATTGGGCGCTGGGTGCCCTTGGGCCCAGGCCAAGATGGTTCCTCCGATATCTATTCCTG GATCCTGTGCCCTCAGCCCCCGGGGGAATACCAGCAGCTGCTGACCATAGGCTTTGAGGAGCCGTCTCACACACTGGCCACCGATCTGCTAGTACAGATTCTCACGGGCCAGGCAGGGAGCGCAGGACGAGCCCCAAGTACAGCTACGGGTCCCCCTGGCTGGCCTGGGGCTCCGGGGCCCTGA
- the MISP3 gene encoding uncharacterized protein MISP3, which translates to MSQNSRPTAGTAAELGMETPAAAAATAAETPIEREIRQSQEREASLRRSRGLSPSFASGELVELRLRPILSLLPGPGPGLPRDVERARAGAQMQRDIAREARREEALVRLGSGPCSGQESGQGPQSLSQRKLVFEAGGAPSRVETVGRGPSFTEASGAAHVVVLEHRSRLRPPVLAQAPIPAPVPAAASAGNPAPVVARTPDLALAPAPAPAPAPAPAPAPALAPAPRAPAPASASAVSAPIPAHTSAAAPGARSPVPVPIVSSAPDLALAPAPTTTPAPATAQTPTRRVQLSLLEQEVQEVHQRERELQRQRRSIYGTSEFKEPTPSLTESTPSGKLSVVWPPRRNSENGLEQDYRGSAWSVNKGKKILIHTGEPLSQEE; encoded by the exons ATGTCTCAGAACTCGCGGCCCACCGCTGGCACGGCCGCAGAGCTGGGCATGGAGACCCCCGCGGCTGCCGCCGCGACTGCCGCCGAGACCCCAATTGAGCGGGAGATCCGTCAGAGCCAGGAGCGCGAGGCGAGTCTGCGACGGAGCCGGGGTTTGAGTCCTAGCTTCGCCAGCGGGGAGCTGGTGGAGCTGCGCCTCCGGCCCATCCTTAGCTTGCTGCCGGGACCGGGGCCTGGACTGCCCCGGGACGTGGAGCGCGCTCGAGCAGGCGCCCAGATGCAGCGCGACATCGCGCGGGAAGCCCGCCGGGAGGAGGCGCTGGTGCGCCTGGGCTCGGGGCCCTGCAGTGGCCAGGAGAGCGGCCAGGGGCCGCAGTCGCTGAGCCAGCGCAAGCTGGTTTTTGAGGCTGGGGGCGCTCCTTCTCGGGTAGAGACGGTGGGCCGGGGCCCTTCGTTCACCGAGGCCAGTGGCGCCGCCCATGTGGTGGTTCTGGAGCATCGCAGCCGGCTTCGGCCACCAGTTCTAGCTCAGGCTCCTATTCCAGCTCCCGTTCCAGCAGCGGCATCGGCCGGAAACCCGGCTCCAGTAGTTGCCCGGACGCCAGACCTGGCCCTAGCCCCAGCTCCAGCCCCGGCTCCTGCCCCTGCCCCAGCCCCGGCTCCTGCCCTGGCCCCGGCCCCACGTGCCCCGGCCCCGGCTTCAGCCTCTGCAGTGAGCGCACCGATTCCAGCTCACACTTCGGCAGCAGCTCCAGGTGCTCGGTCTCCGGTGCCGGTCCCAATTGTGTCCTCGGCCCCAGATCTAGCTTTGGCCCCGGCCCCCACAACCACCCCCGCCCCCGCTACGGCTCAGACTCCGACCCGTCGAGTCCAGTTGTCGCTGCTAGAGCAGGAGGTTCAAGAAGTTCACCAGAGGGAGCGGGAGCTACAGCGCCAGAGGCGCAGCATCTATGGGACCTCAGAGTTCAAGGAGCCGACCCCGAGTCTCACCG AGAGCACACCTTCTGGAAAGCTTTCAGTGGTATGGCCCCCTCGACGGAACTCGGAAAACGGCCTAGAGCAG GATTACCGTGGTAGTGCCTGGTCCGTTAATAAAGGGAAGAAGATCTTGATCCACACTGGGGAGCCCCTCAGCCAGGAGGAGTAA